A single Streptococcus thermophilus DNA region contains:
- a CDS encoding type I toxin-antitoxin system Fst family toxin gives MDLLFKTIIGPIVVSIILRLVDKWLNRDRYC, from the coding sequence ATGGATTTACTATTCAAAACTATCATAGGCCCCATTGTGGTCAGTATTATCCTTCGTCTGGTAGACAAATGGCTAAACAGGGATAGATACTGCTAA
- the malQ gene encoding 4-alpha-glucanotransferase, translating to MNIRASGVLMHITSLPGDYGIGSFGQAAYDFVDFLKETKQTYWQILPLTTTSYGDSPYQSFSAIAGNTHFIDLDFLIRDGFLTEADVEGSDFGSDPEFIDYAKVYEARRPLLEKAVKAILADENEAKKFETFKAENANWLADYADFMAIKEYFGNKALQDWDDKKAIKRDEATLEKLRKELTGVITYHQVVQYLFFSQWAELKAYANKNGIQIIGDMPIYVSADSVEVWTQPHLFKLDAECKPRYIAGVPPDNFSPTGQLWGNPIYDWNKHKAENYAWWVFRIQKSFKLFDCLRIDHFKGFSDFWEIPAGDETAENGKWVPGPGYDLFKVVKEELGDLKIIAEDLGNIDDKTRKLLADCGYPGMKILHFGFYDTTGNSIYVPHAYTQHSVAYTGTHDNEVTNGWYNNLTQEQRDYTDAYINRRQGEPITRALLRTLFATVSNTAIVTMQDILDKNENSRKNIPNTVGGNWRWRMLPGEITVDKKEFLTDITERYNRGNRGNK from the coding sequence ATGAACATACGAGCAAGCGGTGTTTTAATGCACATCACATCACTTCCAGGTGACTACGGAATCGGATCTTTCGGTCAAGCAGCCTACGACTTTGTTGATTTCTTGAAAGAAACAAAGCAAACATACTGGCAAATTTTGCCATTGACTACTACAAGTTATGGAGATTCACCTTACCAATCATTCTCAGCAATAGCGGGAAATACTCACTTTATCGATTTGGATTTCCTTATTCGTGACGGATTCCTGACTGAAGCAGATGTTGAAGGTTCTGATTTTGGTTCAGATCCAGAGTTTATCGACTACGCTAAAGTTTACGAAGCACGACGCCCACTTCTTGAAAAAGCAGTCAAAGCAATCTTGGCAGATGAAAACGAAGCTAAGAAGTTTGAAACTTTCAAAGCTGAAAATGCTAACTGGTTGGCAGATTATGCTGACTTCATGGCTATCAAAGAATACTTTGGTAACAAAGCCCTTCAAGATTGGGATGATAAAAAAGCGATTAAACGTGATGAAGCAACTCTTGAAAAGCTTCGCAAAGAACTTACTGGTGTTATCACATACCATCAAGTTGTGCAATACCTCTTCTTTAGCCAATGGGCAGAGTTGAAAGCCTATGCTAATAAGAACGGTATTCAAATTATTGGTGATATGCCAATCTACGTTTCAGCTGATAGTGTGGAAGTCTGGACTCAACCACACCTCTTCAAATTAGATGCTGAATGTAAGCCACGTTACATTGCCGGAGTTCCACCAGATAACTTCTCACCAACAGGACAACTTTGGGGGAATCCAATTTATGATTGGAATAAACACAAAGCAGAAAACTATGCTTGGTGGGTCTTCCGTATTCAAAAATCATTCAAACTTTTTGATTGCTTGCGTATCGACCACTTCAAAGGTTTCTCTGATTTCTGGGAAATTCCTGCTGGAGATGAAACTGCTGAAAATGGTAAATGGGTTCCAGGACCTGGTTATGACCTCTTCAAAGTGGTTAAAGAAGAGTTGGGTGATCTTAAGATTATTGCCGAAGACCTTGGTAATATTGATGATAAGACACGTAAACTTCTTGCAGACTGTGGTTACCCAGGAATGAAGATTCTTCACTTTGGTTTCTATGATACCACTGGTAACAGCATTTATGTTCCACACGCATACACACAACACTCAGTGGCTTACACTGGTACACATGATAATGAAGTTACTAATGGTTGGTATAATAACTTGACACAAGAGCAACGTGATTACACTGATGCTTATATCAACCGTCGTCAAGGTGAACCAATCACACGTGCCCTTCTTCGCACACTCTTCGCAACAGTAAGTAACACAGCTATTGTGACTATGCAAGATATTCTTGATAAAAATGAAAATAGCCGTAAAAACATCCCTAACACAGTTGGAGGAAACTGGAGATGGCGTATGCTTCCAGGTGAAATCACCGTTGATAAAAAAGAATTTTTGACTGATATTACAGAAAGATATAATCGAGGAAATCGAGGAAATAAATAA
- a CDS encoding M1 family metallopeptidase has product MTASVARFIESFIPENYNLFLDINRSEKTFTGNVAITGEAIDNHISLHQKDLTINSVLLDNESLNFQMDDANEAFHIELPETGVLTIFIEFSGRITDNMTGIYPSYYTYNGEKKEIISTQFESHFAREAFPSVDEPEAKATFDLSLKFDAEEGDTALSNMPEINSHLREETGVWTFETTPRMSTYLLAFGFGALHGKTAKTKNGTEVGVFATVAQAENSVDFALDIAVRVIEFYEDYFQVKYPIPLSYHLALPDFSAGAMENWGLVTYREVYLLVDENSSAASRQQVALVVAHELAHQWFGNLVTMKWWDDLWLNESFANMMEYVSVNAIEPSWNIFEDFQTTGVPNALQRDATDGVQSVHMEVNHPDEINTLFDSAIVYAKGSRLMHMLRRWLGDESFAKGLKAYFEKHQYNNTVGRDLWNALSDASGKDVSSFMDTWLEQPGYPVVSAEVVDDTLILSQKQFFIGEHEDKGRLWEIPLNTNWNGLPDTLSEERIEIPNYSQLATENNGVLRLNTANTAHYITDYQGQLLDNILEDFANLDTVSKLQILQERRLLAESGRISYASLVGLLDLVEKEESFLISQAKSQILAGLKRFIDEDTEAEVHYKALVRRQFQNDFERLGFDAKEGESDEDEMVRQTALSYLIEADYQPTVLAAANVFQAHKENIESIPASIRGLVLINQMKQENSLSLVEEYINAYVATNDSNFRRQLTQALSYLKNQEGLDYVLGQLKDKNVVKPQDLYLWYMNFLSKSFAQETVWDWAKENWEWIKAALGGDMSFDSFVNIPAGIFKNQERLDQYIAFFEPQTSDKALERNILMGIKTIAARVDLIEKEKAAVESALKDY; this is encoded by the coding sequence ATGACAGCATCTGTTGCTCGTTTTATCGAAAGTTTCATCCCTGAAAATTACAATCTTTTCTTGGACATTAATCGTTCTGAAAAGACCTTTACAGGGAATGTTGCCATTACAGGTGAAGCCATTGATAATCACATCTCTCTTCACCAAAAAGACCTTACCATTAATTCAGTTCTCTTGGATAATGAATCCTTGAACTTCCAAATGGATGATGCCAATGAGGCTTTTCATATTGAACTTCCAGAAACTGGGGTTCTAACAATTTTCATAGAATTTTCTGGCCGCATCACAGATAATATGACTGGTATTTATCCATCATATTACACTTACAATGGTGAAAAGAAGGAAATTATTTCAACACAGTTTGAATCTCATTTCGCCCGTGAAGCTTTTCCTTCTGTTGATGAACCAGAAGCAAAAGCAACTTTTGATCTTTCATTGAAATTTGACGCTGAAGAGGGCGATACTGCCTTGTCAAACATGCCAGAAATCAATAGCCATTTGCGTGAAGAAACTGGAGTTTGGACATTCGAGACAACACCTCGCATGTCTACATACCTTCTCGCCTTTGGTTTCGGTGCTCTTCATGGTAAAACAGCTAAAACAAAAAATGGCACTGAAGTTGGTGTCTTCGCTACAGTTGCACAAGCAGAAAATAGCGTCGACTTCGCTCTTGATATTGCCGTTCGTGTCATCGAATTCTATGAAGACTACTTCCAAGTCAAGTATCCTATTCCATTATCATACCACCTTGCTCTTCCTGACTTTTCAGCGGGTGCCATGGAAAACTGGGGTCTTGTTACCTATCGTGAAGTTTACCTCCTTGTAGATGAAAATAGCTCAGCTGCAAGCCGTCAACAAGTTGCCCTTGTTGTTGCTCACGAATTAGCTCACCAATGGTTCGGTAACCTTGTTACCATGAAATGGTGGGATGATTTATGGCTTAACGAAAGTTTCGCCAACATGATGGAGTATGTTTCAGTGAATGCTATTGAACCAAGCTGGAACATCTTTGAAGATTTCCAAACAACTGGTGTACCTAATGCTCTTCAACGTGACGCAACAGACGGCGTACAGTCTGTCCACATGGAAGTCAATCATCCAGACGAGATTAACACCCTCTTTGATAGTGCTATTGTTTATGCCAAGGGTAGCCGTCTTATGCATATGCTCCGCCGTTGGTTAGGTGATGAATCCTTTGCCAAAGGGCTTAAAGCTTACTTTGAAAAACACCAATATAACAATACTGTTGGACGTGACCTTTGGAATGCTCTTTCAGATGCATCAGGTAAGGATGTCTCTAGCTTCATGGACACATGGTTAGAGCAACCAGGATACCCAGTGGTTAGTGCAGAAGTTGTTGATGATACGCTTATCCTTAGTCAAAAACAATTCTTCATTGGTGAACATGAAGACAAAGGGCGCCTTTGGGAGATTCCATTGAATACAAACTGGAATGGGCTTCCAGATACACTTTCAGAAGAGCGTATTGAGATTCCAAATTATAGCCAGCTTGCTACTGAAAATAATGGAGTTCTCCGTCTTAATACAGCTAATACAGCACATTACATCACAGACTATCAAGGACAACTCTTGGACAATATCTTAGAAGATTTTGCAAACCTTGATACTGTAAGTAAACTTCAAATCTTACAAGAACGTCGTCTTCTAGCGGAAAGTGGACGTATCTCGTATGCAAGCCTAGTTGGTCTTCTTGATCTTGTCGAAAAAGAAGAAAGCTTCTTGATTTCTCAAGCTAAATCTCAAATCCTTGCTGGTTTGAAACGCTTTATCGATGAAGATACAGAAGCCGAAGTGCATTATAAAGCCTTGGTACGTCGTCAATTCCAAAATGACTTTGAACGCCTTGGTTTCGATGCCAAAGAAGGGGAGTCTGATGAAGATGAAATGGTCCGTCAAACAGCTCTTAGCTACTTGATTGAAGCAGACTATCAACCAACAGTTCTTGCAGCCGCAAATGTTTTCCAAGCCCATAAAGAAAACATAGAAAGCATTCCAGCAAGTATCCGTGGCCTTGTCCTCATCAACCAAATGAAACAAGAAAACAGTCTTTCTCTTGTTGAAGAGTATATTAATGCATACGTGGCAACAAACGACAGTAACTTCCGTCGTCAATTGACCCAAGCACTTTCATATCTTAAAAATCAAGAAGGTCTTGACTACGTACTAGGTCAGCTAAAAGATAAAAACGTTGTTAAACCGCAAGATTTGTATCTCTGGTATATGAACTTCCTCAGCAAATCTTTTGCTCAAGAGACCGTTTGGGACTGGGCTAAAGAAAACTGGGAATGGATTAAAGCAGCTCTTGGTGGCGATATGAGCTTTGATAGTTTTGTTAATATCCCAGCAGGAATCTTTAAAAATCAAGAACGTCTTGACCAATATATTGCATTTTTCGAGCCACAAACAAGTGACAAAGCTTTGGAACGTAATATTTTGATGGGAATTAAAACAATTGCTGCACGCGTAGACTTAATTGAAAAAGAAAAAGCTGCGGTTGAATCAGCTCTTAAAGATTATTAA
- the pstB gene encoding phosphate ABC transporter ATP-binding protein PstB, with protein sequence MTEPIISINDLSVYFNKKKAINNVTMDFYPNEITALIGPSGSGKSTLLRSINRMGDLNPECTVTGAVSYNGHNVYSPRTDTVELRKEIGMVFQQPNPFPMSIYENVVYGLRINGIKDKAVLDKAVEESLKGASIWEEVKDRLHDSALGLSGGQQQRVCVARVLATSPKVILLDEPTSALDPISAGKIEETLYKLKDQYTLLLVTRSMQQASRISQRTAFFLDGELIEYSSTKDMFLNPQHKETEDYITGKLG encoded by the coding sequence ATGACTGAACCAATCATTTCAATCAATGATTTATCGGTGTATTTCAATAAGAAAAAAGCCATTAATAATGTGACTATGGATTTCTATCCAAATGAAATCACAGCCCTTATCGGGCCATCTGGATCAGGAAAATCAACCTTGCTTCGTTCTATCAACAGAATGGGGGACTTAAACCCTGAATGCACAGTTACTGGTGCAGTTTCCTACAATGGCCACAATGTCTACAGTCCTCGAACAGATACTGTTGAACTCCGTAAGGAAATTGGTATGGTCTTCCAACAACCCAATCCCTTCCCTATGTCTATATATGAGAACGTAGTCTATGGCCTTCGTATCAATGGTATCAAAGATAAGGCAGTTCTTGACAAAGCAGTAGAAGAATCTCTAAAAGGAGCTTCAATCTGGGAGGAGGTTAAGGACCGACTTCATGACTCAGCACTTGGTCTTTCAGGTGGGCAACAACAACGAGTTTGTGTTGCACGGGTACTTGCCACCTCACCAAAGGTGATTCTTCTTGACGAACCAACATCTGCCCTAGACCCTATTTCCGCTGGTAAGATTGAAGAAACACTCTATAAGCTTAAAGATCAATATACATTGTTACTTGTCACACGTTCTATGCAACAGGCAAGCCGTATATCTCAACGAACAGCCTTTTTCCTCGATGGAGAACTTATTGAGTATTCATCAACTAAAGACATGTTCCTTAATCCACAACACAAAGAAACCGAAGATTACATTACCGGTAAGTTAGGTTAA
- the glgP gene encoding glycogen/starch/alpha-glucan family phosphorylase — translation MSTFTNYVEAKNKNLKELSNEEIYYLLLEFVKEAAASKPKNDSKRKVYYISAEFLIGKLLSNNLINLGIYKDVKAELAAAGKSISEIEDIEPEPSLGNGGLGRLAACFIDSMSTLGINGEGVGLKYHCGLFKQVFKDNKQYAEPDYWIEDQSWLVPTDISYDVPFKNFTLKSRLDRLDVLGYKKETKNYLNLFDINGLDYGLIEKGITFDQDEIQKNLTLFLYPDDSTRKGELLRIYQQYFMVSNAAQLLIDEAIERGSNLHDLPDYAFVQINDTHPSMVIPELIRLLTEKHGFEFDEAVAIVSKMVGYTNHTILAEALEKWPLDYLEEVVPHLVVIIKKLDAIVRGKFDDPRVQIIDEHNRVHMARMDIHFSTSVNGVAKLHTEILKTSELKPFYDLYPERFNNKTNGISFRRWLEFANQELADYIKELIGDDYLTDATQLEKLAAFADDPAVHKRLSQIKYDNKLALKRYLKSNKGIDLDENSIIDTQIKRFHEYKRQQMNALYVIHKYLEIKKGNLPKRKITIIFGGKAAPAYVIAQDIIHLILSLSELINNDPKVSKYLNVHLVENYNVTVAEHLIPATDISEQISLASKEASGTGNMKLMLNGALTLGTMDGANVEIAKLVGPENIFIFGKDSDTIIDLYKKEGYVSRDYYENDANIKAAVDFIVSEDLVKVGDKERLERLYKELISKDWFMTLIDLAEYIEKKEEVYAAYEDQDAWNKKVVYNIAKAGFFSSDRTIEQYDKDIWHTKY, via the coding sequence ATGTCTACATTTACAAATTACGTTGAAGCGAAAAATAAAAACCTTAAAGAACTTTCAAACGAAGAAATCTACTACCTTTTGTTAGAATTTGTAAAAGAAGCAGCTGCTTCAAAACCTAAAAATGATAGTAAACGTAAAGTTTACTACATCTCAGCTGAGTTCTTGATTGGTAAACTTTTGTCTAATAACTTGATTAACTTGGGTATCTATAAAGATGTGAAAGCTGAATTAGCTGCTGCCGGAAAATCAATCAGTGAAATCGAAGATATTGAACCAGAACCATCTCTTGGTAACGGTGGTTTGGGACGCTTGGCTGCATGTTTCATAGATTCTATGTCAACACTTGGCATTAACGGTGAAGGTGTCGGTCTTAAATACCACTGTGGTCTTTTCAAACAAGTCTTCAAAGATAACAAACAATATGCTGAACCAGATTACTGGATTGAAGATCAATCATGGTTGGTTCCAACTGACATCTCTTACGATGTCCCATTCAAAAACTTCACTTTGAAATCTCGTTTGGACCGTTTGGATGTCTTGGGTTACAAGAAAGAAACTAAGAACTACCTTAACCTCTTCGATATCAATGGTTTGGACTATGGTTTAATTGAAAAAGGAATCACTTTTGATCAAGATGAAATTCAAAAGAACTTGACACTCTTCCTTTACCCAGATGATTCAACTCGTAAAGGTGAGCTCTTGCGTATCTACCAACAATACTTCATGGTGTCAAACGCTGCTCAACTTTTGATTGACGAAGCTATCGAACGTGGTTCTAACCTTCACGATCTTCCAGATTACGCTTTCGTACAAATCAACGATACTCACCCATCAATGGTTATCCCTGAATTGATTCGTCTTTTGACAGAAAAACATGGATTTGAATTTGATGAAGCAGTAGCAATCGTGAGCAAAATGGTAGGTTACACAAACCACACTATCTTGGCTGAAGCTCTTGAAAAATGGCCTCTTGACTATCTTGAAGAAGTTGTTCCACACCTTGTTGTTATCATCAAGAAATTGGATGCCATCGTTCGTGGCAAATTCGATGATCCACGTGTTCAAATTATTGACGAACACAACCGTGTTCACATGGCCCGCATGGATATCCACTTCTCTACAAGCGTAAACGGTGTTGCAAAGCTTCACACAGAAATCCTTAAGACATCAGAGTTGAAACCTTTCTACGACCTTTACCCAGAACGTTTCAACAACAAAACAAACGGTATTTCATTCCGTCGTTGGTTGGAATTCGCTAACCAAGAACTTGCTGATTACATAAAAGAGTTAATTGGTGATGATTACCTTACTGATGCCACTCAATTGGAGAAATTAGCTGCCTTTGCAGATGATCCTGCAGTACACAAACGTTTGTCTCAAATCAAATATGATAACAAATTAGCTCTTAAACGTTATCTTAAATCCAATAAAGGTATTGATCTTGACGAAAATTCAATCATCGATACACAAATCAAACGTTTCCACGAATACAAACGTCAACAAATGAACGCTTTGTATGTCATCCACAAATACTTGGAAATCAAAAAAGGAAACCTTCCAAAACGTAAAATCACAATCATCTTTGGTGGTAAAGCAGCTCCTGCCTATGTTATTGCTCAAGACATCATTCACTTGATCTTATCACTTTCTGAACTCATTAATAATGATCCAAAAGTAAGCAAATACCTCAACGTCCACTTGGTTGAGAACTACAACGTAACAGTTGCTGAACACCTTATCCCAGCGACAGATATTTCAGAACAAATCTCATTGGCTTCTAAAGAAGCTTCAGGTACAGGTAACATGAAATTAATGCTTAATGGTGCCCTTACACTTGGTACAATGGATGGTGCCAACGTTGAGATTGCTAAATTGGTAGGACCAGAAAACATCTTCATATTCGGTAAAGACTCTGATACAATCATTGACCTTTATAAAAAAGAAGGTTACGTATCACGTGATTACTACGAAAATGATGCTAACATCAAAGCAGCTGTTGATTTTATCGTAAGCGAGGACCTTGTAAAAGTTGGGGATAAAGAACGTTTGGAACGTCTTTACAAAGAACTTATCTCTAAAGACTGGTTCATGACATTGATTGACTTGGCCGAATACATCGAGAAGAAAGAAGAAGTATACGCAGCTTACGAAGATCAAGATGCATGGAACAAGAAAGTTGTTTACAACATTGCTAAAGCAGGATTCTTCTCATCTGACCGTACAATCGAACAATATGACAAAGATATCTGGCACACAAAATATTAG
- the xerS gene encoding tyrosine recombinase XerS: protein MKRELLLEKIEEYKSLMPWFVLEYYQSKLAVPYSFTTLYEYLKEYKRFFNWLIDSGISDTDDIASIHIKTLENLTKKDMESFVLYLRERPSLNTYSKKQGVSQTTINRTLSALSSLYKYLTEEVEGPDGEPYFYRNVMKKISTKKKKETLAARAENIKQKLFLGDETMKFLDYVENEYEVKLSNRAKSSFYKNKERDLAIIALLLSSGVRLSEAVNLDLKDINLKMMVIDVTRKGGQRDSVNVASFARPYLENYLSIRNKRYKAEKQDVALFLTEYRGVPNRIDASSIEKMVAKYSQDFKIRVTPHKLRHTLATRLYDATKSQVLVSHQLGHASTQVTDLYTHIVNDEQKNALDNL, encoded by the coding sequence ATGAAACGTGAACTCTTACTAGAAAAAATTGAAGAATACAAATCTCTTATGCCTTGGTTTGTTTTGGAGTATTATCAATCTAAACTAGCGGTACCGTATTCTTTCACGACCTTATATGAATATCTCAAGGAATATAAACGCTTTTTTAACTGGTTAATTGACTCAGGTATTTCAGATACTGATGATATTGCCTCAATTCATATCAAAACCTTGGAGAATCTAACTAAAAAAGATATGGAATCGTTTGTCCTCTATCTACGTGAACGTCCATCTTTAAATACCTATTCAAAGAAACAGGGTGTCTCTCAAACAACTATTAATCGTACGCTTTCAGCTCTATCTAGTCTCTATAAGTATTTAACTGAGGAGGTCGAGGGACCTGATGGTGAACCATATTTCTATCGTAACGTCATGAAAAAAATTTCGACTAAGAAAAAGAAAGAGACCTTGGCTGCACGTGCTGAGAATATCAAACAAAAACTTTTTCTAGGCGATGAAACCATGAAGTTCCTTGATTATGTAGAAAATGAATACGAAGTCAAGCTCTCAAATCGTGCGAAATCTTCGTTTTATAAGAATAAAGAGCGAGATTTAGCCATCATTGCCCTGCTGCTGTCTTCAGGCGTTCGACTCTCTGAGGCTGTAAATCTGGACCTTAAAGATATCAATTTAAAAATGATGGTTATTGACGTTACTCGAAAAGGTGGTCAACGGGACTCAGTTAATGTGGCGAGTTTTGCAAGACCCTATCTTGAAAACTATCTTAGCATACGTAATAAACGCTATAAGGCTGAAAAGCAAGATGTTGCTCTATTTTTAACAGAATATCGAGGCGTTCCCAACCGTATTGATGCTTCAAGTATCGAAAAAATGGTTGCTAAGTATTCTCAGGATTTCAAGATTCGTGTCACTCCCCACAAACTACGTCATACTTTGGCAACACGTCTTTATGATGCTACTAAGTCTCAAGTTTTAGTTAGTCATCAACTTGGTCATGCTTCCACTCAGGTCACTGATCTTTACACCCATATTGTAAATGATGAGCAAAAAAATGCTCTAGATAATTTATAA
- a CDS encoding lipoate--protein ligase yields MKYIVNTSNDPAYNIALEAYAFRELVDEDELFILWINRPAIIVGKHQNTIQEINKEYTDAHDIKVVRRLSGGGAVYHDLNNLNYTIISNKADEGAFDFKTFSQPVIATLADLGVKAEFTGRNDLEIDGKKFCGNAQAYYKGRMMHHGCLLFDVDMSVLGQALKVSKDKVESKGVKSVRARVTNIVDELPEKCTVNEFSDKILEKMKEFYPEMTEYVLSEDDLAKIQESYEKQFNTWDWTYGQSPEYTVERDVRYPAGKISTYANVENSIIKSVKIYGDFFGIGDVSDIEELLVGVPYEYEYVLAKLKTIDTTLYFSRMTTEEVAKAIVA; encoded by the coding sequence ATGAAATATATCGTAAACACATCAAATGATCCTGCCTATAATATTGCTTTGGAAGCCTATGCCTTTCGTGAATTGGTAGATGAAGATGAATTGTTCATTCTCTGGATTAACCGTCCAGCTATCATTGTTGGTAAACACCAAAATACCATTCAAGAGATTAACAAAGAATATACTGATGCTCATGATATTAAGGTCGTTCGTCGTTTATCTGGTGGTGGTGCTGTTTATCACGATTTGAACAACCTCAACTATACTATCATCTCAAATAAGGCAGATGAAGGCGCATTTGACTTTAAGACATTCTCTCAACCGGTAATCGCAACACTTGCTGATTTGGGCGTTAAGGCTGAATTTACTGGCCGTAACGATCTTGAGATCGATGGTAAAAAATTTTGCGGAAATGCCCAAGCCTACTATAAAGGTCGTATGATGCACCATGGTTGCTTACTCTTTGACGTTGATATGTCCGTTCTTGGTCAAGCCCTTAAAGTCAGCAAAGACAAAGTTGAATCTAAAGGCGTTAAGTCTGTACGTGCTCGTGTGACTAACATTGTAGACGAATTGCCAGAAAAATGCACTGTAAATGAATTCTCAGATAAGATCTTGGAAAAAATGAAAGAATTCTACCCAGAAATGACCGAATATGTCCTTTCTGAAGACGATTTGGCTAAGATTCAAGAGTCTTATGAGAAACAATTCAATACATGGGACTGGACATATGGCCAATCTCCAGAATACACGGTAGAACGTGATGTCCGTTACCCAGCTGGTAAGATTTCTACCTATGCAAATGTTGAAAATTCAATTATTAAATCTGTTAAGATTTACGGAGATTTCTTTGGTATTGGCGATGTATCTGATATTGAAGAACTTTTGGTCGGTGTACCTTACGAGTACGAATATGTCCTGGCAAAACTCAAAACCATTGACACAACGCTTTATTTCTCACGCATGACAACTGAGGAGGTTGCAAAAGCTATCGTAGCTTAA
- the phoU gene encoding phosphate signaling complex protein PhoU: protein MLRTPFEEELEKLHNQFYAMGTEVAAQLKKSLRAFISHDLELAKEVIENDEIVNNYETKLEKKSLELIALQQPVSSDLRTVITALKASSDVERMGDHAVAIAKATIRIKGESRMTDIETEIKKMGKAVRHMVEEALEVYLNGDEERAYEIAASDEIIDNYFRDIQAMTVEGVRENPDAAFAAKEYIQVLVYLERIGDYARNLCEWVVYLKSGKIIEL, encoded by the coding sequence ATGTTACGAACACCCTTTGAAGAAGAATTAGAAAAGCTTCACAACCAATTTTATGCCATGGGTACTGAAGTTGCTGCACAGCTCAAAAAATCTCTGCGTGCCTTTATTAGTCATGACCTTGAATTAGCCAAGGAAGTTATCGAAAACGACGAAATCGTCAATAACTACGAAACCAAACTTGAGAAAAAATCACTTGAACTTATTGCGCTCCAGCAACCTGTATCAAGTGATTTACGTACTGTAATCACTGCATTAAAAGCATCTAGTGACGTCGAACGTATGGGTGACCATGCGGTGGCCATCGCTAAAGCAACCATCCGTATTAAGGGTGAAAGCAGAATGACAGATATTGAAACTGAAATCAAGAAAATGGGAAAAGCCGTCCGCCACATGGTCGAAGAAGCTCTCGAAGTTTACTTGAATGGTGACGAAGAACGTGCTTATGAAATCGCAGCTTCAGACGAGATTATTGATAATTATTTCCGTGATATCCAAGCTATGACAGTAGAAGGTGTCCGCGAAAATCCAGATGCAGCATTTGCTGCCAAAGAGTATATCCAAGTACTCGTGTACCTAGAACGTATTGGTGATTATGCCCGTAATCTTTGTGAATGGGTTGTCTACCTCAAGTCTGGAAAAATCATTGAATTATAG